The following are encoded in a window of Myxocyprinus asiaticus isolate MX2 ecotype Aquarium Trade chromosome 17, UBuf_Myxa_2, whole genome shotgun sequence genomic DNA:
- the qrsl1 gene encoding glutamyl-tRNA(Gln) amidotransferase subunit A, mitochondrial, giving the protein MAASNAACRPATAMLGLSIREISQALREGRVSATELCKKCINQIRRTQYLNAYITITEEKAMEQAQRADNRLCTGKPLGPLDGIPFSVKDNFCTEDIETTCASNMLKGYIPPFNATVVQKLLDQGAVLVGKTNLDEFAMGAGSTDGVFGPVRNPWSYATPYREQNRGDPHSDWAITGGSSGGSAAAVASLSSFLALGSDTGGSTRNPGSLCGVVALKPTYGLLSRHGLIPLVNSMDVPGIMTRSVHDAATVLRILQGLDERDSTTVQAPSTPPSLPEDFDIKDLCVGIPKEYHAPGMSKETLAQWSRVAAMFEQAGARVQEVSLPHTQHSIVCYHVLCCCEVASNMARFDGLEYGHRSAVDSSTDAMYATTRHEGFNNVVRRRILSGNYFLLKQNYTHYFVKAQQIRRLIAEDFKHVFRSGIDVLLTPTTLSDAACYSDFIQEDNRTRSAQEDVFTQPVNMAGLPAITVPTALSHRGLPIGLQLIGQTLQDWKLLTVAHWMEQQLNFPMIHFHGASNENEVDRAVRESMHTVGP; this is encoded by the exons ATGGCGGCCTCCAATGCGGCATGTCGTCCTGCAACAGCGATGCTCGGCCTGTCTATTAGAGAG ATCTCCCAGGCACTGAGGGAGGGGAGGGTATCTGCCACTGAACTCTGCAAGAAATGCATCAACCAAATACGGAGGACACAGTACCTCAATGCTTATATCACCATCACAGAGGAGAAAGCCATGGAACAAGCTCAGAGAGCAGACAACAGGCTATGCACAG GTAAACCTCTTGGTCCTCTGGATGGCATTCCCTTCTCTGTGAAAGACAACTTCTGCACAGAGGACATCGAGACTACCTGTGCTTCAAACATGCTTAAAG GTTACATTCCTCCATTCAATGCAACAGTTGTGCAGAAGCTGTTGGATCAAGGTGCAGTACTTGTTGGAAAAACAAATTTAGATGAGTTTGCAATGGG agcTGGCAGTACAGATGGAGTGTTTGGTCCAGTTCGGAACCCATGGAGCTATGCAACCCCATACCGTGAGCAGAACCGGGGAGATCCACATTCTGACTGGGCAATCACAGGAGGAAGTTCAGGAGGAAGCGCAGCGGCAGTGGCATCTCTAAGCAGCTTCCT AGCATTAGGGTCTGATACAGGAGGCTCTACACGAAACCCTGGTTCCCTCTGTGGAGTCGTGGCTCTGAAACCCACTTATGGCCTGCTCTCCCGTCATGGACTCATCCCTCTGGTGAACTCAATGGATGTGCCGGGAATCATGACCAGGAGTGTCCATGATGCTGCTACAGTTTTGA gGATTCTGCAGGGTCTAGATGAGAGGGACTCAACAACTGTCCAGGCACCCAGCACCCCACCCAGTCTTCCTGAAGATTTTGACATTAAAGACTTGTGTGTTGGCATACCAAAG GAGTATCACGCCCCAGGCATGTCAAAGGAAACTCTGGCCCAGTGGAGTCGAGTTGCAGCCATGTTTGAGCAGGCGGGAGCGAGGGTACAGGAAGtgtctctcccacacacacagcACTCCATCGTCTGTTACCACGTCCTGTGTTGCTGTGAGGTAGCATCCAATATGGCACGATTTGACGGCCTTGAATACG GCCATCGCAGTGCAGTCGACAGCTCTACAGACGCCATGTATGCCACCACAAGACATGAAGGCTTTAACAATGTTGTCCGCAGAAGAATCCTCTCAGGGAACTACTTCCTTCTGAAACA AAACTACACGCATTACTTTGTGAAAGCTCAACAGATCCGGCGTCTCATCGCTGAGGATTTTAAGCACGTGTTCCGCTCCGGCATAGATGTTCTCCTCACACCCACAACACTTAGCGATGCAGCATGCTACTCTGACTTCATACAGGAAGACAACCGTACACGCAGTGCACAGGAAGACGTCTTCACCCAACCTGTCAACATGGCAG GTCTGCCTGCCATCACTGTGCCAACAGCCCTCTCACACAGAGGTCTTCCTATCGGCCTGCAGCTGATTGGTCAGACACTACAGGACTGGAAGTTGTTGACTGTAGCCCACTGGATGGAGCAACAGCTCAACTTTCCAATGATCCATTTCCATGGAGCCTCAAATGAGAACGAGGTGGACAGAGCAGTCAGAGAAAGCATGCATACTGTAGGACCATAA
- the rtn4ip1 gene encoding reticulon-4-interacting protein 1 homolog, mitochondrial produces MHLYTHLMCRRWLVSTLRGHGGHFRSFSVSASRRTVMPAWVIDKYGKNDVLRFTKNAALPIIHYPNEVIVKVHAAGINPIDISMRGGYGAATMAMKRDPLNMNQSGSEFPLILGRDVSGVIMECGLDVNYFKPGDQVWAAIPPWKQGSLAEFVVLSANEVSHKPKSLSHVEASAIPYVAATAWSSIVNTGGLNKDNSAKKRVLILGGSGGVGTFAIQMVKAWGAHVTVTCSQNAERLVRDLGADDVVDYTAGPVEKQLQTLQKFDLILDNIGGETEKWALGLLKPWNGAKYVTLVTPFLHNTDLLGLADGMMQSGVTIAKKVLKHLRKGVHYRWGFFAPSGPTLDDISEMVDAGKIRPVVEEVFSFAQVPQAFQKVEEGHARGKTVVTITKDQED; encoded by the exons ATGCATCTCTACACTCATCTCATGTGTCGCCGGTGGTTGGTGTCCACGCTGAGGGGTCACGGAGGTCATTTTCGGAGCTTCAGTGTCTCAGCCTCCCGCAGGACTGTGATGCCCGCATGGGTGATCGATAAATACGGGAAGAACGACGTGTTGAGGTTCACCAAGAACGCGGCGCTTCCCATCATCCACTATCCCAATGAAGTAATCGTGAAGGTGCACGCTGCGGGCATTAACCCCATTGACATCAGTATGAGGG GTGGTTATGGGGCGGCTACTATGGCCATGAAACGTGACCCACTAAACATGAACCAGTCAGGCAGTGAGTTTCCACTTATCCTGGGGCGTGATGTATCCGGAGTCATCATGGAATGTGGGCTGGATGTGAACTACTTTAAACCAGGAGATCAG GTGTGGGCAGCCATCCCTCCATGGAAGCAAGGTAGTCTGGCAGAGTTTGTAGTACTTAGTGCCAATGAG GTGTCACACAAGCCCAAATCGCTGAGTCACGTTGAAGCGTCAGCAATTCCGTATGTGGCTGCAACGGCCTGGTCCTCCATCGTCAACACTGGCGGCCTGAACAAGGACAACAGTGCTAAGAAACG TGTGCTCATTCTCGGAGGATCTGGAGGTGTGGGAACCTTCGCTATACAG ATGGTAAAGGCCTGGGGCGCCCATGTGACTGTAACGTGTTCACAGAATGCCGAGCGGCTGGTGAGAGATCTAGGCGCTGATGATGTTGTGGATTACACTGCTGGACCGGTCGAAAAGCAACTACAGACTTTACAAAA gttTGATTTAATTTTAGATAATATTGGGGGAGAAACTGAGAAATGGGCACTGGGTCTTCTGAAACCTTGGAATGGTGCAAAGTATGTTACACTAGTAACGCCGTTCCTGCATAACACAGACCTACTGGGCCTCGCAGATGGAATGATGCAGTCTGGAGTCACCATAGCAAAGAAAGTGCTGAAG caCCTCAGGAAAGGAGTGCACTATCGCTGGGGTTTCTTTGCTCCTAGCGGTCCTACACTGGATGACATCAGCGAAATGGTTGATGCTGGAAAG ATCCGTCCCGTGGTGGAGGAAGTGTTCTCTTTTGCTCAGGTGCCTCAAGCTTTTCAGAAAGTGGAGGAGGGCCATGCTCGCGGAAAAACTGTGGTTACCATCACCAAGGACCAGGAAGATTAA